One genomic segment of Ignavibacteriota bacterium includes these proteins:
- a CDS encoding tetratricopeptide repeat protein produces MGKEIKKEITSLQLLLTIFGLSAIGIFLLIISGLFDTSETFVQHNHTNNESQQVQSPSVDLNKLNEINKLEEVVKNNPTNHEALLNLAHMQNDNGFYDKAVDKYEQYLKLHPENADVIVDLGVCYFELKKYNKSISVIESALKINPTHQIAHFNLGIVNLSNGNINKAKEWWGKARDIDPNSNIGKKAEELLKTNN; encoded by the coding sequence ATGGGGAAAGAAATAAAAAAAGAAATTACAAGTTTACAACTATTACTTACAATATTTGGTTTATCAGCAATTGGAATATTTTTATTAATTATTTCGGGATTGTTTGATACCTCTGAGACGTTTGTTCAACATAATCATACAAATAACGAAAGCCAGCAAGTTCAGTCGCCTTCGGTTGATCTAAATAAACTTAACGAAATAAACAAGCTTGAAGAAGTAGTTAAAAATAATCCCACCAACCACGAAGCATTATTGAATTTGGCTCACATGCAAAATGATAATGGTTTTTATGATAAAGCTGTTGACAAATATGAACAATATTTAAAATTACATCCGGAAAACGCTGATGTTATTGTTGATTTGGGAGTTTGTTATTTTGAATTAAAAAAATATAATAAATCTATTTCCGTAATAGAAAGTGCATTGAAAATTAATCCTACACATCAAATAGCACATTTTAATTTGGGAATTGTAAATTTATCGAATGGAAATATTAACAAAGCAAAAGAATGGTGGGGAAAGGCTCGTGATATTGACCCAAACTCTAACATTGGAAAAAAAGCTGAAGAATTATTAAAAACAAATAACTAG
- a CDS encoding integration host factor subunit beta: protein MTKADIVEKVASGTGLTKLETEAIIEGFLNTVIQSLREGSSIEIRGFGSYKTKKKNARYARNPRSGDKVYVPEHFVPVFKFSKDFKAAVDRGMKNTETEA from the coding sequence ATGACAAAAGCTGATATAGTAGAAAAAGTTGCATCCGGAACCGGCTTAACAAAATTAGAAACAGAGGCAATTATAGAAGGATTTTTAAATACTGTTATTCAATCTTTAAGAGAAGGCAGCAGCATCGAAATAAGAGGATTTGGAAGTTATAAAACAAAAAAGAAAAATGCGCGTTATGCAAGAAACCCAAGATCAGGTGATAAAGTTTACGTTCCCGAACATTTTGTACCGGTTTTTAAATTTTCAAAAGATTTTAAAGCTGCTGTTGATAGAGGAATGAAAAATACGGAGACAGAAGCTTAA
- a CDS encoding cation transporter yields the protein MEEIKLTVEGMNCQHCVKAVEVELQELNLESFNVEIGKVTAKFDPEKIKVDSIKNAINEAGYKVL from the coding sequence ATGGAAGAAATTAAACTAACGGTTGAGGGAATGAATTGTCAACATTGCGTAAAAGCTGTTGAAGTAGAATTGCAAGAATTAAATTTAGAATCTTTTAACGTAGAAATTGGAAAAGTTACTGCAAAATTTGATCCAGAAAAAATAAAAGTTGATTCTATTAAAAACGCAATTAACGAAGCCGGATATAAGGTTTTGTAA
- a CDS encoding guanosine monophosphate reductase: MKLFSKRDLNSYDLSLTYDDISLVPCEVSRIVSRTEAITHTEFLGKKLLLPVVASPMDSVTGITMAQALDKMGCIGIVNRFDSSLEELMKINAEGISAVSVSLNYDESLIAKLADYNLIICIDTANANNSTVLKKCEEIKSKHNVKVIVGNVAQGNSLNDLVNAGADAVRIGIGGGSMCTTSIQTGIGIGQASSLIDLYFAREEKKLNIQLIADGGIKNPGDVAKALALGADVVMLGRMLAGTKEAPGEVIKYNDQLWKKYRGSASFGVKMKNEFIEGEETMIPYKGPVKSVIDSISDGLRSSMSYMNCFTIDEMKSVNTFAVMSHSSYLERLPKK, translated from the coding sequence ATGAAATTATTTTCGAAAAGAGACTTAAATAGTTATGACTTATCACTCACATATGATGATATAAGTTTAGTTCCATGCGAAGTTTCACGGATTGTAAGCAGAACCGAAGCAATTACTCACACTGAATTTTTAGGGAAGAAATTACTTCTTCCGGTTGTTGCAAGTCCAATGGATTCAGTTACCGGAATTACAATGGCGCAAGCCCTTGATAAAATGGGATGTATTGGCATTGTAAATCGTTTTGATTCATCATTAGAAGAATTGATGAAAATAAATGCCGAAGGAATTTCTGCTGTTTCTGTAAGCTTAAATTATGATGAAAGTTTGATTGCAAAATTAGCTGATTACAATTTGATAATTTGCATTGATACAGCAAACGCAAATAATAGCACCGTTTTGAAAAAATGTGAGGAAATAAAAAGTAAACATAATGTAAAAGTTATTGTAGGAAATGTTGCTCAAGGAAATTCTCTGAATGATTTAGTTAATGCCGGCGCTGATGCTGTTAGAATTGGAATCGGCGGCGGAAGCATGTGCACAACTTCAATTCAAACGGGAATTGGAATTGGACAAGCTTCATCATTGATTGATTTATATTTTGCCCGTGAAGAAAAAAAGCTAAATATACAATTAATTGCGGATGGCGGAATTAAAAATCCCGGTGATGTTGCTAAAGCTTTGGCACTTGGTGCAGATGTAGTAATGTTAGGAAGAATGTTAGCGGGAACCAAAGAGGCTCCCGGTGAAGTAATAAAATATAATGATCAATTATGGAAAAAATATCGTGGTTCTGCTTCATTTGGTGTTAAGATGAAAAATGAATTTATCGAAGGTGAAGAAACAATGATTCCATATAAAGGTCCGGTAAAATCTGTAATTGATTCTATTTCTGATGGATTAAGAAGTTCTATGAGCTACATGAATTGCTTCACAATTGATGAAATGAAATCCGTAAATACTTTTGCGGTAATGAGTCATAGTTCATATTTGGAAAGACTTCCTAAAAAATAA
- the pepF gene encoding oligoendopeptidase F has protein sequence MYGIKFIKNNLVRSIIILTILFNLFNSEKFAQSKGELPLRSDIPIDQTWNVTDIYATQDLWEKDFQWAENAIEKYNSFKGKLGNSSSELLTCLNFDDEVGIKISRLYLYASLSKDLDLGNAENQGRYERISSLASKLSAASSYIRPEILLIPEDKLWDFVKNENGLKIYDHQLHDLFRTKAHTLSPREEELMALSSPVREVASNVFGMFNNADIQFPIVKDEGGVEDIKISHGRYGAAMYSTDRDYRERVYKGLYKPFKEYKNTLVALFNGNIKSSIFNAKARNYKSTRAAALDANNIPLEVYDNLVNTVNENLKPLQRWGNLKKKVLGIESLHAYDTYVTLFPAVKKEYTYEQSKEILLKALKPLGEDYLKSLELAFNNRWIDVHETKGKRSGAYSSGVSYGIHPYVLLNWSNQLNDVFTFAHEMGHNMHSYYTEKNQPYPYANYSIFVAEVASTANEALLLDYLIENAETKEEKMALIENQLTGMTTTFYRQTGFAQFEQLVHEKTEAGEALTPDLLCKLFGEMYQNYWGPEMVVDEEETYTWARIPHFYYNFYVYQYATSYAASQELVAQIKKEGQPAIDRFLSFLKAGSSQYPIDVLKTAGVDMTSPKPVLAVVNKMNELLDKLEALLAE, from the coding sequence ATGTACGGCATAAAATTTATTAAAAATAATTTAGTAAGGAGTATAATAATTTTGACAATTTTATTTAATCTATTTAACAGTGAAAAATTTGCACAGAGCAAAGGAGAATTACCACTTAGAAGCGATATTCCAATTGACCAAACTTGGAACGTAACGGATATTTATGCAACTCAAGATTTATGGGAAAAAGATTTTCAATGGGCAGAAAATGCTATTGAAAAATATAATTCATTTAAAGGTAAACTTGGAAACTCAAGTTCTGAATTATTAACTTGCTTAAATTTTGATGATGAAGTTGGAATAAAAATAAGTCGTCTTTATTTATATGCATCGCTTTCAAAAGATTTGGATTTGGGAAATGCGGAAAATCAAGGAAGATATGAGAGAATTTCTTCACTTGCATCTAAATTATCTGCTGCAAGTTCATATATTCGACCGGAGATTTTATTAATTCCGGAAGATAAACTTTGGGATTTTGTAAAAAATGAAAACGGACTAAAAATTTATGATCATCAGTTGCATGATTTGTTTAGAACCAAAGCTCATACACTTTCGCCGAGAGAAGAAGAATTAATGGCGTTATCTTCACCGGTTAGGGAAGTTGCATCAAATGTTTTTGGAATGTTTAACAATGCAGATATACAATTCCCAATTGTTAAAGACGAAGGCGGAGTTGAAGATATTAAAATTTCTCACGGAAGATATGGCGCCGCAATGTATTCTACTGATAGAGATTATAGAGAAAGAGTTTACAAGGGTTTGTACAAACCATTTAAAGAATATAAAAATACATTGGTTGCATTGTTCAACGGAAATATTAAGTCGTCTATATTTAATGCAAAAGCAAGAAATTATAAATCAACCAGAGCGGCAGCATTAGATGCAAATAATATTCCTCTTGAAGTTTATGATAATCTTGTAAACACAGTTAATGAAAATTTGAAACCGTTACAAAGATGGGGAAATTTAAAAAAGAAAGTTTTGGGAATTGAAAGTTTACATGCTTACGATACTTATGTTACACTTTTTCCGGCTGTTAAAAAAGAATACACTTATGAACAATCAAAAGAAATATTACTTAAAGCGCTAAAACCACTTGGTGAAGATTATCTTAAAAGTTTGGAATTAGCTTTTAATAATAGATGGATTGATGTTCATGAAACAAAAGGAAAAAGAAGCGGTGCTTATTCTTCCGGCGTTTCCTATGGAATTCATCCTTATGTATTATTGAATTGGTCAAATCAGTTGAATGATGTTTTCACTTTTGCCCATGAGATGGGGCACAATATGCATTCATATTATACAGAGAAAAATCAGCCATATCCATACGCAAATTATTCTATCTTCGTTGCAGAAGTTGCTTCAACAGCAAATGAAGCATTATTGTTGGATTATTTAATTGAAAATGCTGAAACAAAAGAAGAAAAAATGGCATTGATTGAAAATCAATTAACGGGAATGACAACAACATTTTACCGCCAAACAGGTTTTGCGCAGTTCGAACAATTGGTTCATGAAAAAACAGAAGCCGGGGAAGCATTAACTCCGGATTTACTCTGCAAATTATTCGGAGAAATGTATCAGAATTATTGGGGACCGGAAATGGTTGTTGATGAAGAAGAAACTTATACATGGGCTCGAATTCCGCATTTTTATTACAATTTTTATGTTTATCAGTATGCAACAAGTTATGCTGCTTCTCAAGAATTGGTCGCCCAAATTAAAAAAGAAGGTCAGCCGGCAATTGACAGATTTTTATCTTTCTTAAAAGCCGGTAGTTCTCAATATCCAATTGATGTATTGAAAACAGCCGGAGTTGATATGACTTCGCCTAAACCGGTTTTAGCAGTTGTAAATAAAATGAATGAATTATTAGATAAATTAGAAGCACTTTTAGCCGAATAA
- the cadA gene encoding cadmium-translocating P-type ATPase produces the protein MKKVSVKIKGMTCASCVTRVEKIASKFDGFENISVNLATEKLNFSSSDEKIDLSGLAKKLNQYGYELVDEKFSSKETENSENEDLFNNLKISVVFTIPIFLISMLLHFEFFQSIWIFDHDTTNKILLILTTPVMFIPGKRFFTISIKNLKQFSADMNTLVAVGSGSAYLFSVINTLFPQILNKSHISHQIYFETAAVIITLILFGKYLESNAKSKTSKALKNLINLTPKNCTIIIEGKTKLIPTEELKIGDRILVKPGESIPSDGKIISGFSTINESIITGESNPISKEINSVVTGGTINLTGSFEMFVTALGENSFLGKIVSLIENTQVSKPPIQRLADKVAGIFVQVVILIAILTGIFWFFIGSNFDINISLINFVAVLIVACPCAMGLATPTAILVGTGLGAQNGILVKDAESLEIMYKAKNFIFDKTGTVTKNNPTVTDVKSYSFPIEEFISFAASVEKLSEHPFAKSIFKYSEENKINLFDVTNFEYLIGSGVKGIVKGKLVQIGSEEFISKSNFEINNLKVENKFGSAVYVIIDNKIEGYFLIQDTIKDDAKSSIEKLNKFGIKTILLTGDNKKNAEYIADQINVKQVLAEIKPDGKVNAVRNIQAINETVVMIGDGINDAAALTQADVGIAMGAGTDIAIDSAKIILINNKVNDVVKALKLSQKTIKVLKQNLFWAFIYNIVGIPLAAMGMLNPMIAALAMAFSSVSVVTNSLRLRNAKLD, from the coding sequence ATGAAAAAAGTAAGCGTAAAAATTAAGGGAATGACTTGCGCAAGTTGCGTAACCCGCGTTGAAAAAATTGCATCAAAGTTTGATGGATTTGAAAATATTTCCGTAAATCTTGCAACCGAAAAACTAAATTTTTCTTCTTCAGATGAAAAAATAGATTTATCGGGATTAGCAAAAAAATTAAATCAATATGGTTATGAATTAGTTGATGAAAAATTTTCTTCGAAAGAAACTGAAAATTCTGAAAATGAAGATTTGTTTAACAATTTGAAAATATCAGTGGTTTTTACAATTCCAATATTTTTAATTAGCATGTTATTGCATTTCGAATTTTTTCAATCAATTTGGATTTTTGATCACGATACAACTAATAAAATATTACTAATTCTTACAACGCCGGTTATGTTCATTCCCGGAAAAAGATTCTTTACAATTTCAATAAAAAATCTAAAACAATTTTCTGCGGATATGAATACGCTAGTTGCGGTTGGGTCCGGATCGGCATATTTATTCAGCGTTATAAATACATTGTTTCCGCAAATATTAAATAAATCACATATTTCACATCAAATTTATTTTGAAACGGCGGCTGTGATAATTACTTTAATTTTATTCGGCAAATATTTGGAAAGCAATGCAAAATCTAAAACATCAAAAGCATTAAAAAATTTAATTAATCTAACACCAAAAAATTGCACAATAATTATTGAAGGTAAAACAAAATTAATTCCAACCGAAGAATTAAAAATTGGCGATAGAATTTTAGTAAAACCCGGCGAAAGTATTCCTTCCGATGGAAAAATAATTAGTGGTTTTTCCACAATTAATGAATCGATAATAACCGGCGAAAGCAATCCAATAAGTAAAGAAATAAATTCTGTTGTAACCGGCGGAACAATTAATTTAACCGGCTCATTTGAAATGTTTGTTACGGCACTTGGCGAAAATTCTTTTTTAGGGAAAATTGTTTCTCTCATAGAAAATACTCAAGTTTCAAAACCGCCGATTCAAAGATTAGCAGATAAAGTTGCGGGAATTTTTGTTCAAGTTGTAATTTTAATTGCAATCTTAACCGGAATATTTTGGTTTTTTATCGGCAGTAATTTTGATATAAATATTTCGTTAATAAATTTTGTAGCAGTATTAATCGTCGCGTGCCCTTGCGCAATGGGTTTGGCAACTCCAACAGCAATTTTAGTCGGCACCGGACTTGGCGCACAAAATGGTATTTTAGTAAAAGATGCAGAAAGTTTGGAAATAATGTATAAAGCTAAAAATTTTATTTTTGATAAAACTGGAACCGTAACAAAAAACAATCCAACTGTAACCGATGTAAAATCTTATTCATTTCCGATTGAAGAATTTATTTCTTTCGCAGCATCCGTAGAAAAATTATCAGAACATCCTTTCGCTAAATCCATTTTTAAATATTCTGAAGAAAATAAAATTAATTTATTTGATGTAACTAATTTTGAATACTTGATCGGAAGTGGAGTTAAAGGAATTGTTAAAGGCAAATTAGTTCAAATCGGAAGTGAAGAATTTATTAGCAAATCAAATTTTGAAATAAATAATTTGAAAGTCGAAAATAAATTCGGTAGTGCGGTTTATGTAATTATTGATAATAAAATTGAAGGGTATTTTTTAATTCAGGATACAATAAAGGACGATGCAAAATCATCAATTGAAAAGTTAAATAAATTTGGAATTAAAACAATTTTATTAACCGGTGATAATAAAAAAAATGCCGAATATATTGCTGATCAAATAAATGTAAAGCAAGTTTTAGCAGAAATTAAGCCCGATGGAAAAGTAAATGCAGTTAGAAATATTCAGGCAATAAATGAAACAGTGGTAATGATTGGCGACGGAATAAATGATGCGGCGGCTTTAACTCAAGCAGATGTTGGAATTGCAATGGGTGCCGGAACCGATATTGCAATTGATTCGGCAAAAATAATTTTAATAAATAACAAAGTTAATGATGTAGTAAAAGCATTAAAGCTTTCCCAAAAAACAATAAAAGTTTTAAAACAAAATTTATTTTGGGCTTTTATTTATAACATTGTGGGAATTCCTCTTGCCGCAATGGGAATGTTGAATCCAATGATTGCCGCATTGGCGATGGCTTTCAGTTCTGTATCTGTTGTAACAAATTCTTTGAGATTGAGAAATGCAAAATTGGATTAA
- a CDS encoding UvrD-helicase domain-containing protein, with translation MTKLTKYQKEALRIDKHISLTANAGSGKTTVLSKRFVEILLQENILLSNIVAITFTEKAASELYTKIAKELDERITNSNSIIKVRLETIRRNLVSAKISTIHSFCIDILKDFAPEAGIDANFLPIDARTSDELLEQSIDEIIIKNLKDNNSEIKNLIRIFGNKSQLTQKIKQLFSKRKSTEKLVEKYYSKTVDNIAVWLNENFENKFKETFSILIDELILEIDEINSIAGKYKSTEIYIEVNRLLNELKSENKLIEKFIIIKNIADVIIKQDGNVRQQKYLSSDLYNENEILLNKISNNFAELKKIEIDENADELNFDLAKFGKIIIDFYNEVSDKYKFKKLHKSFLDFEDLLINTYHLVQNKDVVNKLSQKFKYIMVDEYQDTNEIQYEIFMPILQYLSSGNLFVVGDDKQSIYMFREAEVKVFNDTKKHIETKEGKHGILQLPHSFRLAPNIALFTNVLFSRIFKNPNPAFNEVEYNELVCAYSKQNKGRIDFLISEQEDGISEAELVAKKILHLVNDNKNEISFSDITVLCRVRKNFIELEKEFVKYNLPFTIVGGKGFFQQQLVLDVYNYLSFLINTKNDLAFLSILRSPYFGITDTEIAEISFEKGAFYFEKFKNYINSKSKFKNIFTLLEHHIKLSSKTEISELIRIINNETAYWAYLSNKKNGKQDIANLEKLILQAINITEQGFNTLYDFTNYLKDAINNLEDEGHAELDETENSIKIMTIHQSKGLEFKVVILFKTNQKNFDETLKTKDIYIDKDFGILSKLPFRKNYFENFRQAPIIGLYNYFQNKKSIAELKRLLYVAITRSEEYLIVSMQTKKGSFSKDSFAEIIAETLNIDLNKSEKVISGNLTFMKLNNEVYETKVEKVDTIINLIKSIELENTQQIIEEKAIDESYEFLIEKIKSTEKNEIISASKISLFLQCPKKYQLTYEFGYGELIKLFRNNDEYEFNQKEDENIPANILGKIVHSILNKETYKKDLIAEIENEIQLEDELILIDSDSKQKLVKEIVELFDQYYSSESYRKILNFKKFQNEIEIYKREQDYFLYGIIDKLIIENDKIIIIDFKTDKISNKNINEKLETYFNQLKFYSYILASKYSEIENYELILVFIREDNFTSSINLSKKEIQNFGKVISESVYKIRTKQFDEVTKGCEDMKFYKLEECSH, from the coding sequence ATGACAAAGCTTACAAAATATCAAAAAGAAGCTTTAAGAATCGATAAACATATTTCATTAACCGCAAATGCCGGTTCAGGTAAAACCACAGTATTATCAAAACGATTTGTCGAAATTCTGCTTCAGGAAAATATTTTACTCAGCAATATTGTTGCAATTACTTTTACGGAAAAAGCTGCAAGCGAACTTTACACAAAAATTGCAAAAGAATTAGATGAAAGAATTACAAATTCTAATTCAATAATAAAAGTTCGATTAGAAACAATAAGAAGAAATTTAGTATCTGCAAAAATTTCAACAATCCATTCTTTCTGTATAGATATTTTAAAAGATTTTGCGCCGGAAGCTGGAATTGATGCAAACTTTTTACCCATTGATGCAAGAACTTCGGATGAACTTTTAGAGCAAAGTATTGATGAAATTATCATTAAAAATCTAAAGGATAATAATTCTGAAATTAAAAATCTTATTAGAATATTTGGAAATAAATCCCAGTTAACTCAAAAGATTAAGCAATTATTTTCTAAAAGAAAATCCACGGAAAAATTAGTTGAAAAATATTATTCAAAAACTGTTGATAATATTGCAGTTTGGCTGAATGAAAATTTTGAAAATAAGTTTAAAGAAACATTCTCCATTTTAATTGATGAACTAATTTTAGAAATTGATGAAATAAATTCAATTGCAGGAAAATATAAATCAACTGAAATTTATATTGAAGTAAATAGATTATTGAATGAATTAAAATCGGAAAATAAATTAATAGAGAAATTTATAATTATTAAGAATATAGCTGACGTAATTATAAAACAAGATGGAAATGTTAGACAGCAAAAATATTTGAGCAGTGATTTATACAATGAAAATGAAATCTTACTTAACAAAATCAGTAATAATTTTGCAGAGTTAAAAAAAATTGAAATTGATGAAAATGCTGATGAACTTAATTTCGATTTAGCAAAATTCGGAAAAATTATTATTGATTTTTATAATGAAGTTAGTGATAAATATAAATTTAAAAAACTGCATAAATCATTTTTAGATTTTGAAGATTTGCTTATCAATACTTACCACCTTGTTCAAAACAAAGATGTTGTAAACAAACTTTCTCAAAAGTTTAAATACATAATGGTTGATGAATATCAAGATACAAATGAAATTCAGTATGAAATATTTATGCCTATTCTTCAATATTTATCGAGCGGAAACCTATTTGTTGTAGGCGATGATAAACAAAGTATTTATATGTTTCGCGAAGCAGAAGTAAAAGTTTTTAACGACACAAAAAAACATATTGAAACAAAAGAAGGCAAACATGGAATTTTACAGCTTCCGCATTCGTTTAGATTAGCTCCAAACATTGCTTTATTTACAAATGTTTTGTTTAGTAGAATATTCAAAAATCCTAATCCAGCATTCAATGAAGTTGAATACAATGAATTAGTTTGTGCTTATTCCAAACAAAATAAGGGACGAATTGATTTTTTAATTTCAGAACAAGAAGATGGAATTAGCGAAGCAGAACTTGTTGCAAAAAAAATACTTCATTTAGTGAATGATAATAAAAATGAAATATCATTTAGTGATATTACAGTTTTGTGTCGAGTTAGAAAAAATTTTATAGAATTAGAAAAAGAATTCGTTAAATATAATTTGCCATTTACAATAGTTGGAGGAAAAGGATTTTTCCAGCAGCAGCTTGTACTTGACGTTTATAACTATTTATCATTTTTGATTAATACAAAAAATGACCTCGCATTTCTTTCAATTTTACGATCGCCTTATTTTGGAATTACCGATACAGAAATAGCGGAAATATCTTTTGAAAAAGGTGCGTTTTATTTTGAAAAGTTTAAGAATTATATTAATTCAAAAAGTAAGTTTAAAAACATTTTTACTTTGCTTGAACATCATATAAAACTTTCTTCAAAAACAGAAATAAGTGAGTTAATACGAATAATAAATAACGAAACTGCTTACTGGGCTTATTTATCAAACAAAAAAAATGGAAAACAAGACATTGCAAATCTTGAAAAATTAATTCTTCAAGCTATAAATATTACTGAGCAAGGATTTAATACGTTATATGATTTTACCAATTATTTAAAAGATGCTATTAACAATCTTGAAGATGAAGGTCACGCAGAATTAGACGAAACTGAAAATTCTATAAAAATTATGACAATTCACCAATCGAAAGGGTTGGAATTTAAGGTTGTAATTTTATTCAAAACAAATCAGAAAAATTTTGATGAAACACTTAAAACAAAAGATATTTACATAGATAAGGATTTTGGAATTCTTTCAAAACTTCCTTTTAGAAAAAACTATTTTGAAAATTTCCGACAAGCACCAATAATTGGTTTATACAATTATTTCCAAAATAAAAAATCAATCGCCGAATTGAAAAGACTGCTCTACGTTGCAATTACAAGAAGTGAAGAATATTTAATTGTTTCGATGCAAACTAAGAAAGGAAGTTTTTCTAAAGATTCTTTTGCGGAAATTATTGCAGAAACTTTAAATATTGATTTAAACAAAAGTGAAAAAGTTATTTCCGGCAATCTTACATTCATGAAACTAAATAATGAAGTGTATGAAACAAAAGTTGAAAAAGTTGATACAATAATTAATTTGATTAAATCAATCGAATTGGAAAATACCCAACAAATAATTGAAGAAAAGGCAATTGATGAAAGTTATGAATTCTTAATTGAAAAAATAAAAAGTACAGAAAAAAATGAAATAATATCGGCATCAAAAATTAGTTTATTCTTGCAGTGTCCTAAAAAATATCAACTGACTTATGAATTTGGATATGGTGAGTTAATAAAACTTTTTAGAAATAATGATGAATATGAATTCAATCAAAAAGAAGATGAAAATATTCCCGCAAATATTTTGGGTAAAATTGTTCATTCAATTTTGAATAAAGAAACATATAAAAAAGATTTAATTGCTGAAATTGAAAATGAAATTCAGCTTGAAGATGAATTGATTCTTATTGATTCTGATTCGAAACAAAAATTGGTAAAAGAAATTGTAGAATTGTTCGATCAATATTATAGTTCAGAATCATATCGAAAAATTTTGAACTTTAAAAAGTTTCAAAATGAAATAGAAATTTATAAACGTGAACAAGATTATTTTTTGTATGGAATTATTGATAAGCTTATTATTGAAAATGATAAAATCATTATTATAGATTTTAAGACAGATAAAATTTCAAACAAAAATATTAATGAAAAATTAGAAACATATTTTAATCAACTTAAATTTTATTCATACATTTTAGCAAGTAAATATTCAGAAATAGAAAATTATGAATTGATACTTGTTTTTATTAGAGAAGATAATTTTACATCGTCAATTAATTTATCAAAAAAAGAAATCCAAAATTTTGGGAAAGTAATTTCGGAATCTGTATATAAAATTAGAACTAAACAATTTGATGAAGTTACAAAAGGCTGCGAAGATATGAAGTTTTATAAGTTAGAAGAATGCAGCCACTAA